The Anaerohalosphaeraceae bacterium DNA window GGCCGAGGCCGGTTTGCTTTCACACCAGCTTCCGTAAGGCAGACCGAGCATGATGCTCAGGAAAGGCACTTCGTGATTGGGCACCACCAGAATTTTCAGGCCGTTGTCAAGAATACGCTCCTCGTAGTGAGGCGTGAGCCGCACCGGCTGGATGGGCTTGAGCGGGGGTGTCTGGGGAAAATACGACGGTCGTTTTTCTCCAGAGCGTCCGGGGGGCGGAGATGTTTCCTCCCGCAGAGCCGTCAAGGGAGCCAGTTCGTCATCTTTTTTGCCGAGTTGGTTCTGAAGAACACGGACCGTTAATTGACGCGATTCTGTCAAATAGGTTTCGGCGACGCGGCGGATATCCTCGGCTGTTACGGCCTGAATCCGGCGCAGGGTGTCATTGGCCCTGGACGTATCGCCGAGGATCATAGAAGCTGTTCCGAGGAGTTCGGCCTTGCTTTCGATGGTTAAGTTTTCAGCCACCACTTTTTTGAGGGTGTTGTTTCGGGCTTTTTCGAGTTCTTCCGGGCGGATGCCTTCGGAGATAATTCGCTCAAGTTCGGAACGGATGCACGCAAGAACCTGATTGGGATCACGGTTTTCATTGAGCATGCCGCCGGCGACAAAAACTCCGTCTTGTTCGAGATTGTAGGTCCAGGCCGTTGTTTGAACGGCTGTCTGGTTTTCCGCGACCAGCCGGCGGTAGAGGCGGCTGCTGCTGCCTTCACCGAGAATGGCGGCCAGGAAATCCAGCGGCAGTTCATCCGGATGCCCGTGCGGCACCGTTCGCCAAACGATTCCGGCCAGCGGGGCGGGGGCAATTTCATCCTCAATTGTCAGTTCTCGGGGGCCTTGGGGCATAGGTTCATGAACAGTGACTTTGGGCGGCTGGGGCCGCGGCTGAATCCAGCCGAAATACCGTTCCGCCAGCGTTTGGGCTTTTTTGTGGTTGACAGCTCCAACAATCAGCAGGACGGCGTTATTGGGGGTGTAGTACCGACTCCAAAACTGCCGCATTTCTGCGGCGCTGGCGGCCCGCAGATGGGCGATGTTGCCGATGGGAACCCAGCGGTAGGGATGTTCGGTAAAAAGAGCGGCGGCTACTTTTTTATAGACATTGCCGTAGGGTTCGTTCTCGTGCATCCGCAATTCTTCTTCGACCACTTTGCGTTCGGTGTCCACGGCATTCTGGTCAATTTTGAGAAAAGCCATCCGTTCGGCTTCCAGCCAGAGAGCCAGTTCAATCTGGTCGGCAGGCAGGGTCTGCAGATAGACAGTTTTGTCGAAGCTTGTGTAGCCGTTGGTGTGGGCTCCGACTTTCCGCAGCAGTTCGAAGTGGTCGGAGGGGCCGACTCGGTCTGTTCCCTTGAACATCATATGTTCAAACATATGGGCGAATCCCTGACGAGCGGGGTCTTCGTCTTTGGAGCCGACGTGGTACCAGACCTGAACGGTTACTATCGGGGCGGAGAAGTCTTCGAGCGTGATGACTTTCAATCCGTTGGAAAGCGTGATTTCCCGGAAATCGAAAAGACGGTCGACGGAAGGTGCAGACTGCTTTCCCAAGAAAGCAAGGCGGCAGGAGGATAATCCGGTTGCCAATCCGGTGGCAAGCAGGGCGAACCATACGATTTTCTTTTTCATTTTCTATCCTTCCGATGGATATCAGTCTGTCCGCTTATATCCGATTTTCTTCCGCCGGTCAAGTTGACAATTGTCCTGACAACGGCGCATGAAAAAACCGGATAGAGGACTATCCGGTTTTTGTTGGAAATGTTTCAGGGCTGTGAGAGATTGTCAGGAGCAGACTTTTCGCCATGCCGAGGCGAGGTCTTCAAGAATGTGAATGCTTTTGTCGAGCATTTCTGTATTGTTCTGGATTCCGGCCTGGCCGATATACCGCCAGAGGAAGTTGTAGAGACCGCGGAGGTTTTGAGCCAGAGAGCCCCCTTGTTCGAGATTGAGGGACTGGTTCAATTCAAAAATGATGTCACGCGCTTTGGCCAGCGAGGCGGCTTTTTGAGTGAAGTTTCCGTTTTGAATGGCTGTTCGTGCCTGGTGGAGGAAACGAATGGCTCCTTCATAGAGCAGAACGATCAATCGTCCTTTGTTCTGAGTTGTTACGGCGGTTTCCTGATAGATTTCGGTGATGCTCATAGGAATCTCCTCAGCTGTTTCTGCAGCTTGTTTTTGCGGTTAGTGCTTTCTACCATGCCGGCCGACAGGGTCCGGATCAAAACCCTGTCGGCCGCTCATCATGGTAAGAAGCTCCCATATTATCCGCGCAGCAGGGTCAGTGCCATTTGGGGCATCGTGTTCGCCTGGGCCAGCATCGCCACACCGGCCTGTGCCAGCACCTGGTTGCAAGTGAGGGCCGCCATTTCTGTGGCCACATCCACGTCCGAGATTCGCGATTCAGCGGCCATCAGGTTTTCGGCCTGAATGTTGAGCACTTCATTGGTGCTTTCGAGTCGGTTCATCATATAACCGAAGCTGGCTCGGGCGCTGTCTTTTCGCTGGATGGCTTCGTTGACCAGAACCAGGGCCTGCTGGGCATTTGTTCCGTCGGCTCCGGCAATGGTAATTGTGGCGCTGTCAATGAGGTTTGACGGACGCACATCGACGGAAGTGACCTGAATATACGAGTTGACGCCGAAATGGATGCTGTTGGTGCCGGTGGCACTGTTGAGCATATTGATGCTGTTGAATTCGGTGGTGGTGGCGATTCGCTGGATTTCGGCGATCATCTGCTGGAACTCATTGTTCATGATATTCCGCTGCTGTTCCGAATAGGAGCCCGTGGCGGCCTGTTCCGCCAGTTCTTTCATACGGATAAGGACGGCGTCAATCGAGCCCATTGCTCCTTCCATCGTCTGGAGCATGCTGATGGCGTCCATCGCATTTCGGGACCCCTGTTTGATGACGGCGATGTCCGCCCGCATCAATTCTCGGACAGCCAGTCCAGCTGCATCGTCCTTGGCACTGTTGATCCGCAGGCCGGAGGAAAGACGTTCGACGGACCGGGCGAGGGCATCGTAGCTTTTGCCCAGATGTCTTGCCGCGCTTTCCGCCATCAAGTTGTTTTTAATTGCTAACATGGGTACTTCTCCTTACCAGATTTTTGAGTTGTGCTCTGACAATCTCCTATAAAGAGTTCATTTTTTTGCTTACGACAAAGGTATTATCGGAGACTTTTCGAGCTTCTTTAGACCTATAAAATAAGTTCCGAAAAAAACTTTTATTTTGAGGAAAAGAAAAGGTCTGTGCGTTTTTTATCGGACGAAGGGAAAAAACGAATAGTTTGGAAGGGAAAATTTTAGGAAAAAAGACGAGTGGGTAGAAAGGAAAAAGTGAAAAAAGAAGCGGGGGGCTGGTTTATATACCGAAGCGCAGAATTGCTTCGGCAGCCCGACGTGCGGCTTCAGGACTGTCCAATTCACCCTGTTCGAGGGCTTTTCGGGCTTCAAGAATGGAGTTTAATCCTTTTGTCTCGGAGGATTCGTTTAGAGCCCTTTGGATATAGGGCTGATAAGTATTCCCTAAATCAAATCGAAAGGTTTGTCTGACAGGGGATTTTTCTGTTTTTTCAGAGCTGCCGTGTTTCTGTTCTGAAGTCGGATGAACCGGCTGGCTCATGTCAAATTGTATCGGGTCAATCGGTACCATATATTCCTATTGTCGAAAAGAATCTAAAAAACTTAAGAAAAAATTGAAAAAAAGTTAAAGAAGCGTTCTTTTTTGACGATAATGTTCGTTTCTCTACATAAACAGGTTTAGGATTTTTGAATCCGGATGTATTTGATAACTTCTTTCTGTTTCGGGGGTTAAATCAGTTTTTCTTGGCTGTTCTTCCAGAGAGGAAGCGGAATCGGCATTTGGAGTTCGGCGCTGACGTTCCTCCTGCATTTCATATCGCAGGTTCCAATCGGAAGCGCTTTCGGAATTTGTATGTTTCTGTTCCTGGTTGGCTAATGGGCTGATTTCGATTTTCCGTATCTGAATGCCCTGATTCTCGAGGGATGCGAGGATATTCGGCAGAGATTTTTCGATTTCTTGGCGGGTTTGTTCTTTTTGAACTTCAAGAATACCGGATATTTCATCTCCGACTTTGTCGAATTTAATTCTGACCAACCCCAATCCTTCCGGGGAGAGGGCAATTTGGATGGATTGGATATCATTTTGAACAGCGTTTTGTAGATTTCTTAGGACTTGCTGAGAAGCAGAAAGAGGAGGGGTTAATTCTGTTGTGGTATCAGATGCTTTGACAGCATTGATAAGGGTTGCGGTCGGGCGGAGCGGACTTTGTTCGACTCCAATATTTGTTCGTGTCGGAACTGGTGAGGGATTGGCTATTTCGGCATTGACGACATCCTTTTTCTGGGAGGAATCCGAAGAGCTCGAGGATTTTAGAGAACTTTTGATTTTTTGAGGTTTTGATAGAGGTTCAGTCAAAGCTTCAACAGATTCTGATTTTTTTTGTGAAACCGCCTTTTCCTGGTTGCTGAGAGGAATGGCTCGCTGAACGGTTGTTGTTAAGGGGATCTGGGGTAATTGTATTGGTTGGGAAGCGACCTTGGGAAGGTTTTGAATGACATCGGGTGCTTTGGCTGTTTTGTCAGGGAGGGTTATTTGGGGTTCAGGCGACGGCTTAATCTGGACATTGTCAGTCTTTATCTCTTTGTTGGTACTTGATGCCGCAGTTTGTTGAAGAGGATAGGAGAAGGAACTTTTCGATTTCGGATTTTCATTCTGGGGCACTTTGATGCGGTCAAGAGTTGTTGAATCAGCTGCAGGACTTTTTTGAGTAAGATTTGGCAGTGTGGGCAATTTAGTCAATCTTTCTGTAGAAGACTGTTCTTTTGATGATGCGGCTGCTTTTGGATGTTTCAATGTTGTTTTCTCTGAAAGGGGGGTATTGTCGAGCGGTTTGGATAAGAGGATTGTTTCAGCGCTGGCTGTTGTAAATATGGTTTCATGTTTTTGTTTTTTCTTTGCATCTGTTTTTGTATCTTCTTGCCCGCTGACCATCTTTTTATTTAAGACGGTTAAGAATGGACTCGACAAAGTTTCCGCCTCTCCAAACTCGGCTTTGTTTCCGTCTGTTTCGTGAGTTTGATGGTTTTTTTTCTTTGCTGCCGTTTCATTCAACGCGGTCTCTGAACCGGCCGGCCGCAAAGACGGCTCAACGGTTGTATTTAGTATATTTACGATACCGGCTGTTTGAGTCATACAGACAAGTTCTCCTTACGAAAGAGACAATCTTTTCAGAGAAGCGAAGCAATTTGTGTGCCAGAACGGAATTACAAAGGGTTTCTTATTGTAAGATATTATAAAATCAGGAGATAATAAAATAAAAGTCGGATTGCCCGTTGGCTGATTTGGTTAAAAAAGCAGAAAAAATTTCCTGCGGATGTGAAAAAAATGGACTCAATGAACAGCCGGTTCGAAGCAAAAAGTTTGCAAAAGAGCGTAGAAAAGGTATTCTTATATCCAAAATAAACCACTTTTGGGCTGGAGGTTCACTTGAAAAGTCAGCCGGAAAAAATCGGTTCGGATTTAGCGGGTCTTGTAAAAGGGACTGTTTACATCGATATCTATAACCGCGTCGCATTTAGCACGGATGCGAGCATTTATCAAATCTTTCCGCAATGTGTGGTGTCTGTTCGAGACGAGGAGGATATCCGCCGGGTTATCCAGTATGCCCGAGAGAACGGATTGACTGCGGCGGCAAGGGGGGCCGGCAGCGGTGTGGCGGGGGAATCTTTGACGGATGGGATTGTAATCGATATCCGTCGGTATATGGACCGCATTCTGTCTGTGAGTGAAGACGGAGAACTGGTGACGGTAGAGCCGGGGGTTGTTCTGGATGACCTGAATTGTTTTCTGGCTTCGTATGGGCGGATGATTGGACCGGACCCTTCCAGTTCAAACCGGGCCGTCATCGGAGGGTGTCTTGCCAACAATGCTACGGGGGCCCATTCATTGGTTTACGGTCATTTTGACCGCTGGGTCCAGCGGGTTCGGGCTGTCCTGGCCGATGGGACTGCGGTTGAGCTGGTCAACGGAATGAAACCGGCTGAAGACGGCAGGCCGGAATCGAAAATCGCCAGGCAGTGTTTTGAGCTGCTTTCGGGAAAAGAGTCGGTGATTCGAGCAGCTCGGCCCAAAACGGAAAGAAACCGAAGCGGGTATGCTATCGATGGAATTGTTCACGACGGAGTTGTGGATTTGGCACGTCTGACGGCCGGTTCAGAGGGGACCTTGGCTGTTTTTACGGAAATTACGCTCCGGACGGTTCCTATTCCCCGATGCAAGGGGCTGATTCAGCTGGAGTTTCCGTCATTTGAAACGATGGCCCGTGCGATTTCTCTGATTGTGCGCTGCGGTCCGGCGGCCTGTGAATTGATGGACCAGACGCTGATGACAATGGCGCGTCAGGCCTATCCGAAATACCGTGATGTTTTGCCGGAAGGGTGCACAGCCGCATTACTGGTGGAAATGACCGGTGCGGACGAAAGCGAGGTGCGGGAGAAGCTTGAGCGTGTACGTCTGGCGGCGGCGGATTTGGCCGTTCGGGCGGAGAATGTTCTGGATGCGAAAAGACAGCAGCGTCTCTGGAAGGCCCGTAAAGATGCCGTTCCTTTGCTGAATCGCCAAAAAGGGCCGGCTCATCCGATTCCGTTTATTGAAGATGTGTCCGTGGACCCTGTGCGGCTGGATGAATACATCGCAGGACTGGAGAAAATCGGGCGCAAATACGGCCTTGCGATGGCTTATTACGGGCATGCCGGCGACGGCGGACTGCATATTCGCCCGTACATCGATTTGTCGAGGGAAGAGGGGGTTCAGCAGATGCGGGCCATGGCTCAGGAGGTGTTCGAACTGGCCTGGTCTATGGGCGGCTCGGTCAGCGGGGAGCATGCAGACGGCTTGGTGCGGGCGGCCTTTATTCGACGGCAATACGGGGAGGCCTATTATGAACTGCTCAAGGGTATCAAACGGATTTTTGACCCGGAAGGCCTGCTGAACCCCGGCAAGATTCTGAATGAGGACCCTGATGTAATGGTTCGCCGTTTGCGTCTTCCGGGAAGAAATCTGGAAGCGAAGACTGCTTTGCTGCTGGGGCCGGATGAGTTTCGATTTGAGGCCGAACAGTGCAGCGGATGCGGGGTTTGCCTGGCCCGCACGGAAGGGGTACGGATGTGTCCGGTTTTTCGGGCTGTCAATGAAGAGCTGGCTTCCAGCCGAGCCAAAGCCAATCTGCTTCGGTCGGCGGCAGGGCTTCCTTCTGACATCGGCACGTATGACGCACAGGGGCTTCGAGAGGTATTGTCCCTTTGTGTGAACTGCAAGATGTGTTCGGTTCAGTGTCCGGCAGGGGTGGATGTATCCAAACTGATTGTGGAGGCACGGGCTCAGATTGCCCGCAAGCTCGGTTTTTCGACGGCGGAAACAGTGCTTTCACACAATCGTCTTTTGAGCATGCTGGCGGCTGCGTTCGCTCCGCTAAGCAATTGGATTCTTCAGTTGCCGCTGAGCCGCCTGCTGATGGAGAAGACGATAGGACTGGACCGGCATCGGCCGTTTCCGAAGTTTGAGAGGGGAAGTTTTATTCGAAAAGTGCGGCGGTTTCGCAAGCCCGCTGCTTCAGCAGATTTCTCGCAAAAAGCGGCCTATTTTGTGGACAGCTTTGCCAACTGGAATGACCATTCCCTCGGGTTTGCGGTTGTAGAGGTTTTGGAGAAACTGGGTGTGCAGGTCGAGATTCCTTTGCAGAGGCCTGCACCGCTGCCGGCGTATGTGTACGGAAATCTCCACGCCGCCCGCCGGGATTTGGAATACAATTTGAAACAGCTTGCGCCGCTGGTTCAAAGGGGGTATGAAGTGGTTTGTTCAGAACCGAGTGCGGCCCTGTGTCTGAAAGAGGAGATGAAATATCTTATCCAGTCGCAGGAGTCTGCGCTGCTGGCCGACCATACGTGGGAGCTGATGGACTATATCCGCCGGATTCTGGAGCATCGCGGGTGGGGGTTGATTCGGCTGTCGGATGCGTGCCGGACGGTTCGATATGCTTACCATGCACCTTGTCATCTGCAATCGCTGCGGCAGCCGTCGGATACAGTGGATTTGCTGGACCGTTTGGGGTTGAAGGTCGTCAATCTGAATGGGGGCTGCTGCGGGCTGGCGGGAACGGCGGGGATGCAAAGCAAAAAAGCCAAGCTGTCCGAAGCCATCGGGGAATTATTGAAAAAGAAAATTGAGCAGATTAATCCGGATATTGTTTTGACGGAATGTGCTGCTTGTGCGATGCAGATTGAACACCTCACGGGGTGCAAAACGCTGCACCCCATCAAACTTTTTTGGGAGTACGGAAGGTAAAGACGGAAGTCTTTTGGCAAAAAACGCGTTTGCACTATCCGGAAAAATCCCTAAAATGAAAAGGGGATAATAAGGAACCCCGGAAAGGGGCAAAATATGGAGCACCATCAGGAGTTGTACAAGCGTGCGGTTTTGTGGGAGGGGGAAAGCGGGGGGGCGGTTCAGTGCCGACTTTGTGCGTGGCGCTGTCGGATTCCGCTTGGACAGACGGGCCGCTGCCGAGTGCGAAAAAATATCAACGGTGTGCTCGTGTCCCTGAATTATGACAAACTCTGCGCGGCCAATCCGGACCCGATTGAGAAGAAACCGCTCTTTCATTTTCAGCCGGGTTCAAAAAGTTTTTCTATCGCAGCTCCCGGATGCAATTTTCAATGCGTTTTTTGCCAAAACTGGCAAATCAGTCAGATGCCGCAGAATGATTTGATTGAGGGTACTTATTATTCCCCGAAGGCCATTGTGGATGCGGCGGTGCGAAGCCATTGTTCGAGCATTGCCTATACCTATACGGAACCGACGGTGTTTATGGAGCTGTGTGCCGAAACCGCCCAGCTGGCCAAACAGATGGGGCTGGCCAATGTTTTTGTGAGCA harbors:
- a CDS encoding pitrilysin family protein — translated: MKKKIVWFALLATGLATGLSSCRLAFLGKQSAPSVDRLFDFREITLSNGLKVITLEDFSAPIVTVQVWYHVGSKDEDPARQGFAHMFEHMMFKGTDRVGPSDHFELLRKVGAHTNGYTSFDKTVYLQTLPADQIELALWLEAERMAFLKIDQNAVDTERKVVEEELRMHENEPYGNVYKKVAAALFTEHPYRWVPIGNIAHLRAASAAEMRQFWSRYYTPNNAVLLIVGAVNHKKAQTLAERYFGWIQPRPQPPKVTVHEPMPQGPRELTIEDEIAPAPLAGIVWRTVPHGHPDELPLDFLAAILGEGSSSRLYRRLVAENQTAVQTTAWTYNLEQDGVFVAGGMLNENRDPNQVLACIRSELERIISEGIRPEELEKARNNTLKKVVAENLTIESKAELLGTASMILGDTSRANDTLRRIQAVTAEDIRRVAETYLTESRQLTVRVLQNQLGKKDDELAPLTALREETSPPPGRSGEKRPSYFPQTPPLKPIQPVRLTPHYEERILDNGLKILVVPNHEVPFLSIMLGLPYGSWCESKPASASMAFAMLTKGTLHYTEAELAEELERRAITLSGQASLDDGIVSLNCLSQHTEDAVRLLAEVVQNPSFDPNEFEKLRRRQIASLSVREQSPDYIADRQLQKELFGNHPYARTPEGQTEDLNRLNPQDLLGFWKQYARPEKAVLIFAGDIRPEKAFALAQTHLERWKNPSPLPDITLPHIRPMSPQHLYLVHLPGSSQAQIRIGQLGITRHDQPDYFISRIVGSYFGGSFNSRLNQVVRVEKGLTYSIWSTYLAYNQAGMFTIQTFTKNDAVQQTIQTIFDLIEDLRTRPPTPDELQDTKTYIAGTFLLRRETPQQIAEDLWLMESQNLGRDYLDRLFETIRTASAEDCLALARKTIRPEQMILVVVGDAGALKPSLESLAPMTCIGLPAAPPLP
- the fliS gene encoding flagellar export chaperone FliS, coding for MSITEIYQETAVTTQNKGRLIVLLYEGAIRFLHQARTAIQNGNFTQKAASLAKARDIIFELNQSLNLEQGGSLAQNLRGLYNFLWRYIGQAGIQNNTEMLDKSIHILEDLASAWRKVCS
- a CDS encoding flagellin, producing MLAIKNNLMAESAARHLGKSYDALARSVERLSSGLRINSAKDDAAGLAVRELMRADIAVIKQGSRNAMDAISMLQTMEGAMGSIDAVLIRMKELAEQAATGSYSEQQRNIMNNEFQQMIAEIQRIATTTEFNSINMLNSATGTNSIHFGVNSYIQVTSVDVRPSNLIDSATITIAGADGTNAQQALVLVNEAIQRKDSARASFGYMMNRLESTNEVLNIQAENLMAAESRISDVDVATEMAALTCNQVLAQAGVAMLAQANTMPQMALTLLRG
- a CDS encoding flagellar hook-length control protein FliK, yielding MTQTAGIVNILNTTVEPSLRPAGSETALNETAAKKKNHQTHETDGNKAEFGEAETLSSPFLTVLNKKMVSGQEDTKTDAKKKQKHETIFTTASAETILLSKPLDNTPLSEKTTLKHPKAAASSKEQSSTERLTKLPTLPNLTQKSPAADSTTLDRIKVPQNENPKSKSSFSYPLQQTAASSTNKEIKTDNVQIKPSPEPQITLPDKTAKAPDVIQNLPKVASQPIQLPQIPLTTTVQRAIPLSNQEKAVSQKKSESVEALTEPLSKPQKIKSSLKSSSSSDSSQKKDVVNAEIANPSPVPTRTNIGVEQSPLRPTATLINAVKASDTTTELTPPLSASQQVLRNLQNAVQNDIQSIQIALSPEGLGLVRIKFDKVGDEISGILEVQKEQTRQEIEKSLPNILASLENQGIQIRKIEISPLANQEQKHTNSESASDWNLRYEMQEERQRRTPNADSASSLEEQPRKTDLTPETERSYQIHPDSKILNLFM
- a CDS encoding FAD-linked oxidase C-terminal domain-containing protein, whose protein sequence is MKSQPEKIGSDLAGLVKGTVYIDIYNRVAFSTDASIYQIFPQCVVSVRDEEDIRRVIQYARENGLTAAARGAGSGVAGESLTDGIVIDIRRYMDRILSVSEDGELVTVEPGVVLDDLNCFLASYGRMIGPDPSSSNRAVIGGCLANNATGAHSLVYGHFDRWVQRVRAVLADGTAVELVNGMKPAEDGRPESKIARQCFELLSGKESVIRAARPKTERNRSGYAIDGIVHDGVVDLARLTAGSEGTLAVFTEITLRTVPIPRCKGLIQLEFPSFETMARAISLIVRCGPAACELMDQTLMTMARQAYPKYRDVLPEGCTAALLVEMTGADESEVREKLERVRLAAADLAVRAENVLDAKRQQRLWKARKDAVPLLNRQKGPAHPIPFIEDVSVDPVRLDEYIAGLEKIGRKYGLAMAYYGHAGDGGLHIRPYIDLSREEGVQQMRAMAQEVFELAWSMGGSVSGEHADGLVRAAFIRRQYGEAYYELLKGIKRIFDPEGLLNPGKILNEDPDVMVRRLRLPGRNLEAKTALLLGPDEFRFEAEQCSGCGVCLARTEGVRMCPVFRAVNEELASSRAKANLLRSAAGLPSDIGTYDAQGLREVLSLCVNCKMCSVQCPAGVDVSKLIVEARAQIARKLGFSTAETVLSHNRLLSMLAAAFAPLSNWILQLPLSRLLMEKTIGLDRHRPFPKFERGSFIRKVRRFRKPAASADFSQKAAYFVDSFANWNDHSLGFAVVEVLEKLGVQVEIPLQRPAPLPAYVYGNLHAARRDLEYNLKQLAPLVQRGYEVVCSEPSAALCLKEEMKYLIQSQESALLADHTWELMDYIRRILEHRGWGLIRLSDACRTVRYAYHAPCHLQSLRQPSDTVDLLDRLGLKVVNLNGGCCGLAGTAGMQSKKAKLSEAIGELLKKKIEQINPDIVLTECAACAMQIEHLTGCKTLHPIKLFWEYGR